One segment of Prionailurus bengalensis isolate Pbe53 chromosome X, Fcat_Pben_1.1_paternal_pri, whole genome shotgun sequence DNA contains the following:
- the LOC122477970 gene encoding mitochondrial intermembrane space import and assembly protein 40-like yields MAYCRQEGKDRIIFVTKEDHETPSNAELVADDPNDPYEEHGLILPNGDINWNCRCLGGMASGPCGEQFKSAFSCFHHSTEDVKGSDCVDQFLAMQECMQKYPDLYPQEDEDEEEEEEEEEKPAERLEETAPTEATATKEEERSS; encoded by the coding sequence ATGGCCTATTGCCGGCAGGAAGGGAAGGATCGAATCATATTTGTGACCAAAGAAGACCATGAAACTCCAAGCAATGCAGAGCTGGTGGCTGATGACCCCAACGATCCGTACGAGGAGCATGGATTGATCCTGCCAAATGGAGACATTAACTGGAACTGCCGGTGCCTTGGGGGAATGGCCAGTGGCCCCTGTGGGGAACAGTTCAAGTCGGCCTTTTCCTGCTTCCACCATAGCACAGAGGATGTCAAGGGGTCAGACTGTGTAGACCAGTTCCTGGCCATGCAAGAATGCATGCAGAAATACCCGGACCTGTATCCCCAGGAGgatgaggacgaggaggaggaggaggaggaggaggagaagccagcAGAACGTTTAGAAGAGACAGCTCCTACTGAAGCCACTGCAACCAAAGAAGAGGAGAGGTCAAGCTAA